DNA sequence from the Mangifera indica cultivar Alphonso chromosome 18, CATAS_Mindica_2.1, whole genome shotgun sequence genome:
AACAACTTCTAAGTGAGGTTTTTTCCGAGTGGGAGAAGGATCTCAGGGCAAAAGCAATGATTAATGCACCACTTTCTGAGGTCCCTGATATCAAGGTTCCTGTTCTTGGGACTGATGAAAGCCAAATTCAAGAAAGCAAGTTGCTTCCTGATACACCATTTCAGAAAAGTGTGAGCTCTGGAAGCTTAACCTCAATGGATTGGGTACATGGGACTATGATGAAGCCAAGTTTTCTTGAGATTCCTGGTATGGATTTTGGTTCTGTTTATGGCATGCGGAGAGCATTCAGTGACGGAGACATTAAGGTCAGACTTAATTATTGCTGTGGACTTCAACTATAATTTACTCTACATGTTTGAGTAGTGAGCTTCTTAAATCATTTgcattttttgaatttatttttcttctcctatAAGTCTCTTTCATCGAGGTAGATGGGGAGGCTTACTTTTCAAACGATTGATATCAAGATTTTTACAGTGGTTGACTATTTGTCTTAAAACATTCTAGTATATTAATTATGTCTCTAAAGTAATGACTAATGCCGATGAGATTATAGCAATTTCAAGCCTCTGACATGAATTACTTGAAAGCCACCAATAAGGAGAAAGTTTGTATGCTGAATATATTCTTTAGTCAACTTTTGTGGTGTGTCCGTGTGTTGTAGGAAGATGGAACTGCCATTGGATAGACCTGTGTTTATTAGTTCTTTTAAACCTGTCTCCCCGTAGACAGAGTTGGGTAAAATCTTTTTCCTCTATAAATTTTAGACTACttataaacaatatttactCAATTAAATGTCTGCCTGTGAGCAGCATGGCTCATTTGTTAGCATCATCTTATTCTCCTTGCTCACCTGTGTTGCATGACCCACCAAGCATTGGTTTTTCATAGTAGTCTATGGACTGAGAAATGTTTAGATGTTTCTGGCCATTTCCACAGGATGGGGCTGGGTCATTGATACTGAGTTTTTATGACTGACTCTTGGAATTGGCAATATGAGCTTCATCCATTCTCCTCAGGAACAGCCCGTGATGATCACCACCTTCCCTACTGAGGACCGCAGGGAAAAGCTTTCCAGATACAGGAACAAAAAGACAAAGAGGAACTTTGGCAGAAGAATCAAGGTATGATTGATAATTAGTACTTATGTTTTCTGTAGAATATTGTTGTTGTTATCGCTTTACTTAAGTGCTCAATGGAAGACTCCTTACTAAAACCTTTTTTACAACTTCTTTCAGTATGCTTGCAGGAAGGCTCTTGCGGACAGTCAACCAAGGATTCGTGGACGGTTTGCAAAGACTGAAGAACCAGACATGTCAAGGAGGCAAGAACTCTTTAACTAATTTGTTAAGAAGTAGAAGAACAGAAATAAAACAGCTAGGTCTTAAGGAAGTGTAATGCTAAGAATGAGTGGTAGTAAAGCCTGGCATAGAGAATTAGTGGAAAGCCTAGAGAAGTAATGCTAAATAAACAAGATCCCCCCTCCAACTCCTGCAGAAGTAGTCAATCTCTTGTTATCTGTAATGACCTACCAAGTAAACTGAGAGGCGAGAGTAGTAGGATTGTATATAAGGTTTGTTGAATAAAACAAAGCCAAGAATTCTGCCTGTTCATAGATATGTTTAATGAAATGGCTATGCTTCTACAGATAGATTAATTCAATCTGTTGGCTGAAATGCAGATTGTGAAGCAAATAATTAGAAGTAGTATGTTCAAATGTGGCATCCAACTTTTCTGGGTTATTTAGTTTATCCTTAAACATAAAAAAGCACTCGAGCCAAGTAAATGAATGCAGCAAAATTTTGTGaaacaaatcttcaagaatttggTCTGCAGTTTTAGTAAACCTCTATTTCCAATTGAATGGAAACTTGTTTGGCCGCCCTATTTTCCAGATTTGACAGGATTATAAAGTCATTATCACAGAATATCATTGAAACAAGAAAGCCAACCCAATTTCACTTGGTTTCAAGGTAAATCAATGCCAACCACTAAATGAATCACTTTGCTGACTACTGCAGTTGCCATGACAAAGAAGAATAGTATGCAAGTGAAGGTCTAGAGTCTAAACCACAACAAATCCtaggaaacaaagaaaatttctttCCTTGAGTCTAACAAACCAAATCTGCTTTTAACATGCCAAccatttaagaaaaataaacactTCATTGCCTTCACTCATGCTATATGTCCCTTGAGTAAATGTTGAAATTGAAAGCAAATTAAAACCGAAAaagaagaccaaaaaaaaaaaaaatgtaaagctGCATTCTgcttttgttaatataaatctctgctttttttaaactaattttttgttattcataaataaaacttggaaaaaaagaaaatttaaaattgagaaacagttaaaattttacaattttatattgcTTTAGCCAAATATAATCTCATTGTAGAACTTCTTTCTCCATTAAACTTTATAACAGAAAATTATGGTGCCAAAAGTGTTTGTAGAGAATTTTTATTTCGGCTCTTGGGCCTAATCTATTCCGTAAGACTAATATTAAACAGACCCCTAAAGACCGATGGCTCTGTCATCCCTCAATTTTGGTGGGCTGTATAACAGTATAGTCCAGTTTCTTCTAAAAGGCTTTAACCttgtttagttttattgtttgtgaGTAATGTTCCCTAAACCCCTCAATCTCTTAATAATCAAAGTTAATACgcacacacacaaatatatctaaaattaccaaactctaatatatatttttgggtaAGCAAATCACCTGTTCAAAATCGGAATCACATACAAGATCATTGACTCTGGGTCTAACCCACAACTAGAAAAATAGGTTTTGGGTATCAAAATTGGTGAACCGATAAGCTTGGGGTCTAATGTAAGTTCTCTGCTATAGGAAACCAAAACTGACTCCGAACTAATCCATATGTTCTAGTAAGTGAATTGGGTCATTTCTATGCTTTTTAGTAGGCTTGGCCTGGCCTTAtgtgtaaatttgatttataaaacatATGATGTTGCAACTAAAAAATACACCAATGGGTAGATAATGGTGAGAGTTGTTACATATAAGATGGTTTTCTACCAAATGTGAAAGCAATAAATTATGGGAGGCTagtaattaaatgaattaataattagacacaaatttattacattaagaacaaaaacaattaatgtGTGGTGTAAAGACATTTAAGGTAATTGGGAGTCACTCAATTTTTTTGGCTTTATGGGTTCCCCTCCCCCCCCACGCCAAAAAATCACTTGTATTTGAATATAATCCTCACAACATTCTCTTCTTCAATTAAAGCATAATCACTCTCCTAATTTCTTTTGCAGACTTTTGCCTCTTTAATTATGGTTGCTTTTACTTCTGTTTCTGTCTCCTTAATTCTATTCCCCTAGTTGCAATTATTAGTgttatttaattacatttatagCAGTAAGTATATCataatattagtaatttttcaattatgtcattattttatccttatattataaatatggataTCTCAATTATGGTATTGTCCCATTTGTAAAATACAAactatagatattttaatttatgttatttttctatttaatttttcatttataattttatttaatttacaattggaagtttacaaaatcatgaatttgaaccCAAAGTcatgaatatcatttgtaattcgaagtttataaaatcatgaatataaacttgaaatcttaaatatcattggaatatatatttatattatagtaattgtataCAATTTGTAACCCGAAGTTTATAAAATcgtagaaatatatatatgggtaTGAAGTCCCaagtttaatcaaaatatttattataactatattttatttgcaacctgaagtttgcataagttatgaaaaatattaaattgaagtttgaaatattattcAAGTTGTACGCCCCGACGTTGGTGGATTTATATTACGCATTCATAAATAATGATGATAAaagaattgaatcaaattgtgttgataATCTGGATCCTACCGATTtggagaattttgatatttcaaaattccTTCAAGATTAAGAAAGCATGTATATTATGTTGTGTAATTAGTACAAAATATTTCTTgcatttaaattttgtaataactaatgaaaattttaaaataaaaggaaatgaacttcaaaattaaagcgttaacttcaaaagctggTGGTGGAAACATATGTATGGTAGATAGTGTAACAATGCATACAATATTTAAGGAAATGAATTTCTTCTTAACTTTATCACTAATTGAGGctaaagtaaataatatatcaagatcaataaatCTGATTAAACGCTCCGAAAGAACTATAATTTTGTTGGAAAATGGGACTAAATTGAGCatcaatgatgtattatattcaagtagattcagaagaaatctatttagttttaaagatataaaaaataatggttatcatattgaaCTCTTAATGAAAATGGTACAAAATATCTATGTATAACGGATAATGCCTTTGGAAAAAGGTATGTACTAAAAAAATTACCTATTTTACCATCtaaattgtattatacaatcatagaGATAATTAAAACTTATGTAATATCGAATCAGAAGTTTCTGATTCATAGTCTTTATGTTTTGGCATAATCATTTAGTTTACCCAGTATCTACAATGACGCATGGAATTATTAAAAGTTGACATGGacataaactaaaaaatcaCAAGATTGTACTgtccaataaaaaattttgcatcGTCTATTTAcaaggtaaattagtaattagactatctccctccaaaattagACTTAAATCTCTATCATTTCTACAAAGGATTCAAAAGGATATATGTGAACTCGTTCATCCATCAAATGGGctatttcgttattttatagtcttaattGATATCTATGTACAATAttaatgttgcatttgctaaattattatcacaaattatcaaattaaagacatatttttcaaattattcgATCCAAttaatatgattagataatactagtgaatttacatctaagacatttgataattattacaTATCTATGGAAATTGATGTTGAGCATCCAATCTTGCATGTTCACACTCAAAATGAATTAGTTGAGTTTTTCATCAAACAACTTCAGgtaattatataaactttattactaaaaactcAATTGTCAACTTCTATAtggggacatgttatattacatgttgtTGCGTTAATTTGCTTGCGACCTTTTCTTAGCAtctatattcttttttataattggtTCTTGGGTACCAGTATGATATATCCCATTTTGGGATATTTGGTTGTATAGTATATGTCTCTATTACATCTATTTAACGCACAAAAATGAGACCTCAAAGTcttttgagaatttatattggatataattcatcatCTATTTTCAAGTATCTGGAATTATTAAtagattatctttttattatatgatttgtagattgtcattttgatgaaacaaaATTCTCACCTttaggagaaaagaaaatgcctcatAAAGTTAAGTATGGACTTACTTGGTACGTACCTATCATATATCTTATTTAGAGCTTCACACATcctaaagtgaaactgaagtacaaAGGATAatgcgtttacaaattattatcagGCAAATGTCTAATAGATTCATGGATATAGTAAAAGTGACAAGAGCAAATATACCCATTGTCAAAGCACTAGCAAGAATCAATAAGACTATTGAACAATCCATTCAAGTCGTGAATGATCAATCTATTACACGTCAGAAGTGTGATAGACTTGTTAGATCAAAAAACACTATTTTtcgaaaaagaaagacaaataatcaaacagataTCACTCATAATGATtgtaaaatgaacaaaaaaatcacACTCTCTGACATTCCTCTTGAAGTGGTGCAAACCCttgaaaaataggaaaataaaaatattgaaatatctttaaattatacttttagCTTGAAAAAAGCTCGAGCTCATGCTTAAGCCGTGGATTTGAGTCAAGCTCCACTTGACTCTTTTTTGGGCTCGATTTAGCTTAAATTTACCCTTACTTTCATGACTTTGACATTATTTATCAATCAacacatatattattttagaataatactAATTCAAATACTAACTTCTCCTACACCGtaaaagataatttttgaattaCTATCCATAATTGAGgtaatgttattattttctatataaataaatcctTTATGTTCCAATTGTTAATTTGTCATAGTGCCAAcaaaagtgaaaacttaaaaagCGTTACCAAATCAATTTGGTAACCACAAACTTATGTAACCCATTTGAACTCTTTTAAAGAGAAACAAGAAGAtgtaaactttattttcattagtaaatttttcctaaattaaaaaagatacaaaattgATAGTCTATCCCAGACAAGCATCACATAACCAATTTAATTGCAAACTCTTAGCCACATAATTGAAATAAGACACATAAAGTTCAATGATGCAACAAACATTATTAATTGAAAGTATATTCATCTAtgtaaattataacaatttttttttttcgatgtAAACAACCAAACATTCGTTTATGCAAACGTTGTCTATTTGATTGCCTAAACTAATTTTTGTAAGATTCATcgcaaacaaaaaaaaaaatcttttttacaaTTACAATAGTCGTAGGTGAAACAAATgctaatttaataaataagaaaactttATCGTATACAAAATTCATCTTAaagttgtcatttttttaataatatcgaCAACCCCTTCaacaaaaataaccaaaaaaaaaacacacacacttAAGCATAATTATTAATGTAAATTCTATAATCTCACAAATTAGAGATTATGATGTTGGTTTGATAGAATCACAAATGGTTGATAGAGATTAACACTGCAGTTTGCAAATCACATTGGAAGGAAATTGGGCAAATCAAATTGCACAGATCATCTTTTCCGGGATAAGTTTAAgtgaaatattacaaaaaaaaaaaaaaaaaaacctggcTGAAAGAGGAAATGGTTGATGGGGCCTGCAGTTAGCCTACTGGTTGCAGAATAAGGAGGGGCTTTAAATAcactttttaattgttttcgAAGTTTTAGGGTAGGCCAAAAATGGGTTGGTTCCGCCCTTGCTAACAATTTCCTTATTTTTAGCTATCAAAATTCAGCACCAACACTTCCAGCAAACTTATAGGCACGTAACATAAACACTGAATACGAGTAGAAGCCCTCTAGCCTAGAAACAATAAGAAGAGTGTCTCTTGGTTGTTTCAAATGTTTTCATAATCTCCTCAA
Encoded proteins:
- the LOC123201489 gene encoding uncharacterized protein LOC123201489 isoform X3, yielding MYAQTDLFFPYLQNFSQDFQQLEEYCKSNKPYSSLSNSVQLSTISDYDLGGEGDLFKAPEPIIEEPLGELDPVTSAISMISCGEDVIATEGLKVANIDSIHHEQLLSEVFSEWEKDLRAKAMINAPLSEVPDIKVPVLGTDESQIQESKLLPDTPFQKSVSSGSLTSMDWVHGTMMKPSFLEIPGMDFGSVYGMRRAFSDGDIKEQPVMITTFPTEDRREKLSRYRNKKTKRNFGRRIKEGSCGQSTKDSWTVCKD
- the LOC123201489 gene encoding zinc finger protein CONSTANS-LIKE 4-like isoform X1, which translates into the protein MYAQTDLFFPYLQNFSQDFQQLEEYCKSNKPYSSLSNSVQLSTISDYDLGGEGDLFKAPEPIIEEPLGELDPVTSAISMISCGEDVIATEGLKVANIDSIHHEQLLSEVFSEWEKDLRAKAMINAPLSEVPDIKVPVLGTDESQIQESKLLPDTPFQKSVSSGSLTSMDWVHGTMMKPSFLEIPGMDFGSVYGMRRAFSDGDIKEQPVMITTFPTEDRREKLSRYRNKKTKRNFGRRIKYACRKALADSQPRIRGRFAKTEEPDMSRRQELFN
- the LOC123201489 gene encoding zinc finger protein CONSTANS-LIKE 4-like isoform X2, whose amino-acid sequence is MYAQTDLFFPYLQNFSQDFQQLEEYCKSNKPYSSLSNSVQLSTISDYDLGGEGDLFKAPEPIIEEPLGELDPVTSAISMISCGEDVIATEGLKVANIDSIHHEQLLSEVFSEWEKDLRAKAMINAPLSEVPDIKVPVLGTDESQIQESKLLPDTPFQKSVSSGSLTSMDWVHGTMMKPSFLEIPGMDFGSVYGMRRAFSDGDIKPVMITTFPTEDRREKLSRYRNKKTKRNFGRRIKYACRKALADSQPRIRGRFAKTEEPDMSRRQELFN